A genomic stretch from Sphaerodactylus townsendi isolate TG3544 linkage group LG15, MPM_Stown_v2.3, whole genome shotgun sequence includes:
- the LOC125444951 gene encoding zymogen granule membrane protein 16-like, with product MRLSYVSNLRMQEEIKRHLQAQPSLFQNTMFRYALLALLCCAPFISAGAIRKRSSSHSGEYGGYGGTRFSHSVNQLDGPITALRIRVDTSYIRGLQVRYGKEWSDYVGGSSGDLQTIMLHPRESIIQVSGKSDTYIRKLKFQTSSGRRFSFGVDAGTSFSAIPLFPGAVLTYFSGRSGSYIDAISFHWDTKPTAAGRD from the exons ATGCGACTAAGTTATGTTTCGAACCTGCGGATGCAAGAGGAAATCAAGAGGCACCTTCAAGCCCAACCAAGTTTATTTCAGAATAC GATGTTTCGTTACGCCCTCCTCGCGTTACTCTGTTGTGCCCCCTTCATCAGTGCAG GAGCGATTCGGAAACGCTCTTCTTCCCATTCTGGTGAATATGGTGGGTATGGAGGGACACGCTTCTCACACTCTGTGAACCAACTGGATGGACCTATAACCGCCCTTAGGATCCGGGTAGATACGTCATACATTAGAGG cctccaggtgcgtTATGGGAAGGAGTGGAGTGACTACGTGGGGGGCTCATCAGGTGACCTGCAGACCATTATGCTTCACCCCAGAGAATCGATCATCCAAGTCTCTGGGAAGTCTGATACATACATCCGCAAGCTTAAATTCCAAACCAGCTCTGGACGCCGCTTCTCTTTCGGCGTCGACGCGGGCACCAGTTTCAGCGCCATTCCGCTCTTCCCTGGAGCTGTCCTGACATATTTCAGTGGCCGCTCTGGTTCGTATATCGACGCCATCAGTTTCCACTGGGATACTAAGCCCACGGCAGCAGGAAGAGACTGA